The Phaeobacter gallaeciensis DSM 26640 genomic sequence ACACATCCGCTGTGCGTGAACGTCGTCTGGAGATTGGGCCAGGCTGGGGATGAAACAAGAGGCCAAATAAGGGCCGATGCTATTGGGACGCGTGAGGCGCAGAATGACGGAAGAGAATTGGGGCCGGTTGAGACAGCGTTTGTTGAAGACCGTGGGGCAAAATAACTTTACGACTTGGATCGAACCTCTGGAGTTTACCTGCGTGGAGAATGGTGTTGCCATCTTCAACGTGCCGACAAACTTCATGGGCAATTACGTCAGCCAGAACTTTGCTGACCTGATCCTGCATGAACTGAACATGTCCGGTGAACCGGTGCAGCGGCTGGCCTTTAGAGTTGCAGCCAATACAGCCGCACGACCGGCCGCTGTTGACTCTGCAGGTGCTGCTGATGACCTGCCGCTTGATCTGGATGATGAGGCGCTGACCGATCTGCCACGTGCTCGCACTACCACAGGTCACGGCGCTGCGCCGAAGGATCAGGGCGAGACCTTGCAGGCCGCGCCGCTGGATCCGCGGTTCACCTTCGATAGCTTTGTTGTGGGCAAGCCCAACGAGCTTGCGCATGCTGCTGCGCGTCGCGTCGCTGAAGGTGGGCCGGTGACTTTCAACCCTCTGGTGCTTTATGGCGGGGTTGGTCTGGGTAAGACGCACCTGATGCACGCGATTGCGTGGGAGCTGACAGCCCGCAATCCCGAACTGAATGTGCTCTATCTCTCTGCGGAACAGTTCATGTACCGCTTTGTGCAGGCTCTGCGCGAACGCAAGATGATGGATTTCAAACATCTGTTCCGCTCCGTGGATGTGCTAATGGTCGACGACGTTCAGTTTATCGCCGGCAAGGACAGCACCCAAGAAGAGTTCTTCCATACCTTCAACGCGTTGGTGGATCAGAACAAGCAGATCATCATTTCCGCCGATCGCGCTCCGGGGGAGATCAAGGATCTGGAAGACCGTGTTCGGTCACGTCTGCAATGTGGTCTGGTCGTCGATCTGCACCCAACGGATTATGAGCTGCGTCTGGGCATCCTGCAGTCCAAAGTGGCGCAGCAGATGCAGACCTACCCGGATCTGCGGATTGCCGATGGCGTCTTGGAATTTCTGGCGCATCGGATCTCGACCAATGTTCGTGTTCTCGAAGGCGCGCTGACCCGTCTGTTTGCCTTTGCCTCCCTCGTGGGACGTGAAATCGACATGGAGCTGACCCAGGACTGTTTGGCGGATGTTCTGCGTGCGTCTGAGCGTAAGATCACTGTCGAAGAGATCCAGCGCAAGGTGTCCGAGTATTACAACATCCGCATGTCCGATATCATCGGCCCCAAGCGGCTGCGTTCTTATGCACGTCCGCGTCAGGTGGCGATGTATCTGTGCAAGCAGTTGACCAGTCGCAGCTTGCCGGAAATCGGTCGTCGGTTTGGTGGGCGTGACCACACCACCGTGATGCACGGCGTGCGTCGCATCGAAGAGCTGAAGACAATCGACGGCCAGATCGCCGAAGATGTCGAAATGCTGCGCCGCTCTCTGGAGGCCTGACATCTTTCGGCGTCTGCCGCAGATTTTGCTCTGACATCCCGTCAGTCGGCATCCCCAACAGTCCCGCATGACCCCGGCCAGTCCGGGGTCTTTTGCCCTCTGGGTTTATTTGGATTGCGGGATGACACAAATCGGGAGGTTGCAGGCAAACCATGCCGGAGAGCCACGTTTAATGGGGATAAATCGGGCAAGGGGGCATCCGCCCTTGACGCTGCGCACAATCCCTTGGACAAATCCATAAAAAGCCTTGTGCCGAAGGGGTAAAGCGTTACGTTGCTTCTCCCGGCCAGACGTTAGAGGACTTAGGGACATGAAGATCAGCATCGAACGCGGCACCCTGTTGAAAGCTGTGGCTCAGGCCCAGTCAGTGGTTGAGCGCCGCAATACAATCCCGATCCTGGCAAATGTGCTGATTGAGGCGGAAGGCGACGTTGTTCAGTTCCGCGCCACCGATCTGGATATCGAGGTGGTCGACAAGGCCCCGGCTCAGGTTGAACGCGCGGGTGCCACTACCGTTGCTGCCACCACGCTGCACGAAATCGTACGCAAACTGCCTGATGGCGCGCTGGTCACCCTGACCGCAGATGTCGCCAGTGGTCGCCTGACAGTGGAGGCAGGTCGCTCCAACTTCTCGCTGGCCACCCTGCCGCGTGAAGATTTTCCGGTGATGGCCTCTTCCGAATATCATTCCAACTTCACCGCCAATGCAGCAGTTTTGCAGCGGCTGTTTGACAAGTCTAAGTTCGCCATCTCCACCGAGGAAACACGCTACTATCTGAACGGTGTTTATATGCACGTCGCTGATGGTGTCGAAGGGGGCAAGGCACTGCGCTGTGTGGCCACCGATGGCCATCGGCTGGCGCGGATTGACGCAAACCTGCCAATGGGTGCCGAGGATATGCCCGGTGTGATCGTGCCGCGTAAAACCGTCGGCGAGCTGCGTAAGCTGCTGGATGACGATGAGATGGACATTGCCGTTTCTGTCTCTGAAACCAAAGTGCGCTTTGCCACGCCCAATATCACCCTGACCTCGAAGGTGATCGACGGCACCTTCCCCGATTACACACGCGTGATTCCGGCTGGCAATACTCGGCGTCTGGAAGTGGACGCTGGTGAATTTGCCCGTGCTGTGGACAGGGTTGCGACAGTTTCCTCCGAACGCTCGCGTGCGGTGAAGCTGCAACTGGATGAGGATCGTCTGATCCTGTCTGTGAATGCACCCGACAGCGGTGCGGCTGAGGAAGAGCTGGCGGTGGCTTACCGGGATGAACGGCTGGAGATTGGTTTCAACGCCAAATATCTGCTGGAGATCGCCAATCAGGTTGATCGTGAAAATGCGGTCTTCATGTTCAATTCATCCGGTGACCCGACCCTGATGCGGGAAGGCAGCGACGAAAGCGCGGTTTATGTTGTGATGCCGATGCGGGTTTGATCTGCTGGACGGTGCGCTTGCTCCTATTGGCGGCTGAACTGTCCGTCGGGCGGGGGGATTTGAGTATTTTTGGAAAGATGACACGGGATCCCGCCTTATGCTGGCGTTGACGACCCTGACACTGTCGCACTTCCGCTCGCATCTGCGGGCGGATTTGCATTTGGACGGTCGGCCTGTGGCCATCCACGGTGCCAATGGCGCGGGTAAGACGAATATCCTTGAGGCGGTGTCGCTGTTTTCCCCCGGTCGCGGTCTGCGCCGTGCCAGCGCTGCTGATATGGCGCGTCAGCCCGAGGCTCTTGGCTGGAAGCTGAAGGGCCAGCTGACCGCCGCGCGGCAGAGCTACGAGGTGGAAACCTGGTCGGAGGCGGGCAAGGCGCGACAGGTCAAGATCGACAATAAAGCCGCCAGCCAGATTGATCTGGGGCAGATTTGCCGCGTGGTCTGGCTGATCCCCGCGATGGATCGGCTGTGGATCGAGGCGGCCGAAGGGCGGCGGCGGTTCCTCGACCGCATTGTGCTGAGTTTCGATCCCAGCCATGCCGAGGCGACGTTGCTCTATGAAAAGGCCATGCGTGAACGCAATCGCCTGCTGAAGGAACAGATCCGCGATGCTGCCTGGTACCGGGTCTTGGAAACGCAGATGGCCGAGAGCGGCCATCGCATCCACGCAGCGCGTACTGCTGCGGTGGATCGCCTGCGCATGGCGCAGGAGGCTGCCGAAACGGCCTTTCCCACTGCTGAGCTGGAACTGATCCAATCCGACGGCGGGCTTCCGGACACTGCAGCAGATCTGCAGGAAGCCTTTGAGGAGGGACGGTTTCGCGATTTGGCGGTAGGGCGTACCCTGCTGGGGCCGCACCGCACGGATTTGCTGGGCACCTATGCAGCCAAGGGCGTGCCCGCGCGCGATTGTTCCACCGGCGAGCAGAAGGCGCTACTAGTGTCGTTGATCCTTGCCAATGCGCGGGCGTTGATCGCAGAAGGTGGCGCGCCGCCGATCCTACTGCTGGACGAGGTTTCGGCGCATCTGGATGTGACTCGCAGGGCCGCGCTCTACCAAGAGATCGTGACGCTTGGGGCGCAGGCCTGGATGACGGGCACCGGCCCCGAATTGTTCGATGAATTTCAAGGCAGGGCGCAGATGCTCACCGTTGAGGACGGTGCCGCGGGCTCCGAAGTGGTGGCGGGATGAGCGTGTCTGTCTGGGATCTGACCCTCTATGCCGGTGGGTTGTTTGTGTTGTTTCTGACGCCGGGGCCAGTTTGGCTTGCGGTGATGGCGCGGGCGATGTCGGGCGGCTTTCCCGCGGCCTGGCCGCTGGCCTTGGGGGTGGCTTGCGGTGATATCCTCTGGCCGCTGGTGGCGGTGGCGGGCGTATCCTGGATCGTGTCGGAGGTCACCGGCCTGATGGAGGTGTTGCGCTGGTTCGCCAGTGCGATGTTTCTGTTCATGGGCGTCATGTTGCTGCGTCACGCTGATGCCAGGATTGAGGCCAACAGCGCGCTGACCCGTCCGGGACTGTGGGCCGGATTTATCGCCGGTATCGCGGTTATTCTGGGCAATCCGAAGGCGATCCTGTTCTACATGGGGGTGCTCCCGGGGTTCTTTGATCTGACAGCTGTCACACGCCTCGATATCCTCGCCATTGTGGTTCTGTCCTTTCTGGTGCCTCTGGTGGGGAACTTGTGCATGGCTGGTATGGTCCACCGGGTGCGCTGGCACATCACATCCCCGGCGACACTGCGCCGGATCAATATCGTGTCGGGGTGCCTGCTGATCGGAGTGGGATGCCTGATCCCCTTCGTTTGAGGTCTGCACCGGGTCCTATGTCCCGGATGGCAGCACCAGCCAAGGGCTGAGATAGGTCAGAAGTTCCTCGCGGAAGTTGCCGGGAGCATCATGTGCGGCGCAGAATGACAGGGCCAATATATGGTTCAGAAAGGCCTGCATCCCCTCGGCCAGAACACTCGCCGGCTGATCCTGACGCAGCGCGCTGTTATCCTGTAGCTCTGTGACCCATCCGGACCAGAGAGAGATCTGGCGGAAAAAGCTCTGTGTGATGACCGCATCGGTTTCGGTGCCCGTGGTGCCTGAGTAGCGCAGCAGCAGGTCGAAAATCACCCGGTCCTGCGCCACGAACTGGACCACAGGCAGCAGCCGGTCAATCAACTCCTCCAGCGTCTGAGGCGCGGGCAAGGCTTCGGTCTCATCCAAAACCGCCATGATCCGGGGGCCGATCACCGCGGCGAGTAGGCCATTTTTGTCGCCGAAATGCGAAAACAACGTGCCCTTTGCGACCCCGGCTTCTGCAACCACATCCTCTACTCTCAAACCGCTGTAGCCCGATGCGGTGATTTGTGCGGCAGCCACCTCAAGCAGGCGGGCGCGGGTTTCCAGTCGACGTTGTTGCGGAGCGCGGGACATGATGATCTCTCACAAATGTGACCGTGGTCAATTAACTTATTGACCACGGTCATTTTCCGAATAAATTGACCTCAGTCACTTTTACGATTCGGAGGTCCCCATGTCCACGCGAAAAATCATCATCCTCAATGGTCACCCGGCGCCCAGTTCGCTGTCCCAGTCGCTTTGTCAGACCTATCAAACGGCGGCAGAGGCAGGCGGCCATCAGGTACGCTACCATGATCTGCCGACCATGCAATTTGATATCGACTACGGGCAGGCGGGGTATCAGAATGTGAAACCTCTGGAGCCGGATCTCGCGGATTTTCTCACCGATCTGGAGTGGGCTGATCACATTGTGATGGCGACACCTATGTGGTGGGGGGCGATACCGGCAAAGCTGAAAGGCGTCTTTGACCGCGCACTCTTGCCGGGCCGCGCATTTGATACGCGAAACGTCAATGTCATGGGGCTGCCTGCACCGATGCTCACCGGCAAGACGGCACGGGTTCTGCTGACGTCTGACACGCCTGCGCTCTGGCTGCGGCTGATCTATGGCAACGCGATCAAGCGGATTATCAGCAGCCAGATCCTGGGATTCGTCGGGATCAAACCGACGCGTTTCTCATCTTTTGCACCGGCGACAGATGCTGCGGAGAAGACCGTCTTTTCCTGGCAGCGCAAGGTCGCGGACCTGGGCGCCAGAGCAGCCTGATTCCACCAAGAAAAAAAGGGGCTTGCGCGTGACATTCCCGGCCAGACTTCGTATAAAATCCTGAAGCAAAGACAGGAAGATGTGAATGTCCGGAAACGAGCAGGCCCCCGCAGATTATGGCGCGGATTCCATCAAGGTTCTCAAAGGCTTGGAGGCGGTTCGCAAACGCCCAGGCATGTATATCGGGGACACCGACGATGGGTCGGGGCTGCACCATATGGTGTATGAGGTTGTCGACAATGGCATCGACGAGGCGCTGGCCGGTCACGCGGACCGGGTGGTCGTGAAAATTCACGCCGATTCCAGCGTTTCGGTGAACGACAACGGGCGCGGAATTCCGGTTGGGATTCATGAAGAAGAAGGCGTTTCAGCGGCCGAGGTCATCATGACCCAGCTGCATGCCGGTGGTAAGTTCGACAGCAACTCCTACAAGGTTTCCGGCGGCCTTCACGGCGTGGGCGTTTCTGTGGTGAACGCGCTGTCAGATTGGCTGGAATTGCGCATCTGGCGCGATGGCAAGGAACACGTTGCGCGATTTGAGCGTGGCGATACGGCTGAACACCTGAAAGTTGTTGGCGAATGTGGCGATCAGACCGGTACCGAGGTACGCTTTCTCGCGTCCACCGATACGTTCTCCAACCTCGAATACTCATTCGAGACGCTGGAAAAACGGCTCCGGGAGTTGGCATTCTTGAACTCAGGCGTACGGATCATCCTGATTGACGAGCGCCCGGCCGAACGGCTGGAAGTGGAGCTGTTCTATGAGGGCGGCGTCAAGGAATTCGTCAAATATCTTGATCGCTCGAAGTCACCCGTTATGGAGGTGCCGATCTATATCACCGGCGATAAGGACGACATCGGTGTTGAGGTCGCAATGTGGTGGAACGACAGCTATCACGAAACCGTACTACCCTTTACCAACAACATCCCGCAGCGGGATGGTGGCACCCATGTTGCCGGCTTTCGCGGTGCGCTGACCCGGACCATTAACAACTATGCGCAATCCTCCGGCATCGCCAAGAAGGAGAAGGTCTCCTTCACCGGGGATGACGCCCGTGAGGGGCTGACCTGCGTATTGTCCGTGAAGGTGCCGGATCCGAAATTCTCTAGCCAGACCAAGGATAAACTGGTCTCCTCTGAAGTGCGACCGGTGGTCGAAAGCCTGGTCAACGAGAAACTGGCAGAATGGTTTGAGGAGAACCCAAATCAGGCCAAGCAGATCGTCGGCAAGATTATCGAAGCCGCCCTCGCACGGGAGGCCGCCCGCAAGGCGCGCGAACTGACCCGCCGCAAGACGGCGATGGATGTGAACTATCTCGCAGGCAAGCTGAAAGACTGCTCGGAGAAAGATCCCTCCAAAACCGAAGTTTTCCTGGTCGAGGGTGATTCCGCCGGTGGCTCCGCCCAGACCGGGCGCGATCGGATGACACAAGCGATCCTGCCTCTGCGAGGTAAGATTCTGAACGTGGAGCGTGCGCGTTTCGACCGGATGCTTGGCAGTCAGGAAATTGGCAACCTGGTGATGGCTCTGGGCACCGGCATTGGTCGGGATGAATTCAACATCGAAAAGCTGCGCTACCATAAGATCGTCATCATGACTGATGCTGACGTCGACGGCGCGCATATCCGAACCCTTTTGCTCACGTTCTTCTATCGCCAGATGCCGGAGCTGATCGAAGGCGGGTATCTCTATATTGCGCAGCCGCCCCTTTATAAGGTGTCGCGCGGCAAATCGGAGGTCTACCTCAAGGATCAGGCGGCTCTTGATGAATATCTGATCAATCAGGGCGTTGACGGGGCAGTGCTGAAACTGGGCAGCGGCGAGGAGCTGGTTGGCCAGGATCTTGCCCGTGTTGTCGATGAGGCGCGTCAGCTCAAGCGTGTTCTGGACGCCTTCCCCACCCACTACCCGCGTCATATTCTGGAGCAGGCCGCGGTTGCCGGCGCCTTTGTGCCCGGTGCTGTTGATGCTGATCTGCAGGGTGTCGCTGATAAGGTGGCGCAGCGTCTGGACCTGATTGCGTTGGAATATGAACGCGGCTGGCGTGGGCGGATCACACAGGATCACGGCATTCGCCTGTCACGAATCCTGCGCGGGGTTGAGGAGCTGCGCACTTTGGACGGCCCGATGCTGCGGTCCGGCGAGGCCCGGAAAACCGGAAGCTTTACCAATAGCTTGCAGGAGATCTACGGGGCTGCGGCAACTCTCGTCCGGCGCGACCGCAGCCAGGCGATTCACGGCCCGCTTGGTCTGTTGAAAGCCATCCTCGAAGAAGGCGAAAAAGGTCTGGCGCTGCAGCGTTACAAAGGTCTGGGTGAGATGAACCCGGATCAGCTGTGGGAGACCACGCTCGATCCCGATGCGCGCACCCTGTTGCAGGTCCGGGTCGAAGACATGGTCGAGGCGGATGACCTCTTCACCAAGCTGATGGGTGACGTCGTCGAACCTCGCCGTGAGTTCATCCAGAAAAACGCCCTGAGCGTCGAAAACTTGGATTTTTGATTTCCATCGCGGGCAGCCTGTTGTTGCTGCCCGCGCCTATCTGCCCGCGACGGTTCACTTGAGCTGGTGATGGCGCTGAGGTTTTGGTCGGCGCGACCTGGCACCGGTTTAGGTCGCTTTGCGATTTTCTCGCACATAACTCTTCTCATGATTGCATCTGGTGCACGCGATGATCCGTGCGGCGCATGCGCGTGCGACCGATAGGGTCGGCATGCGCACGCCAACCTCTTCGGTTCTGTATATTGAGGAATTGCCCGGTTGGCCTCTCAACATGGGCCTTCACGCAGCAAATCATGTAGAGGTTTACCATTCCGCCGCAGAATGTTGACGCAGAATCACTCGAACGTTAAGAATCGGTTAACAAAACGCGGCTCGACCGCGATTTTCGGAGCAGCCGGGGGGTAATGTGGGCCGATGTTGAGCGTTAAAAAAGACAGTGACACCCGAACGGATGGCGCTGATATCGGTGACCGTCCGGTGCGCTCGGTCCAGATTGATGGTGTTATTTCCTCTAGCAGCAGTACGCTTCGCTCGCCTCAGGCGGGAAACTCCCGCGCTAAGGCGAATATTGCGGCGGTAACTTCCGTTGCGGAGGATCGGTCTGACATCAAACCGGAAATCAATAAACGGGCTGCAGGGTCATTCAAAGCTGAAACCCGGAAGCCTGGCGGGCGCAAGCCTGCTCCCGGCCGTCTTCTGGCCCGGGTGTCGCCGATCGTGAAACTGGGGGCCGCAGCTGCCGTACTGGGGTTCTTTGCCGTGGGTCTTGCGGTGTTACAGTTTGGGCCTGATGAGACCGCCGATACGGCTGGTGATCAGCCACGTGTGGCTCGGCTACTGACGCCGCAGGCACTGGCGGGTTTGGATCCAAGTGCCACGCCCACTGAGCGTGCCGCGGCTGAGGAACTGCTAACGGCTGCAGTCGAAACCGCCGCTCCGCTCAGTGCCGAAGACGCCATGGTTGCGCAGATGACTGCGGGAACGCTGGCGGCACTGCGGCGTGGCAGTGCGGCGACTCCATCAGCGGAAGCAGCACAGCCCGCCCCCCCGGCAGCGCAGGCCCATACCGCGCTGTATAGCCTTGTGCTGCGGGCCGTGGGGCAGGGACAATCACCTGCCTATATCGATCAAATGGTAAATGATGCCTATCGCAGTGAGACCATCACCGTGCCTGCGGCGCTGATCGGGGTGGACGGGCGCGTCGATACCGCAACCATTCTGGCGCTGTTCGTCGGTCAGTAGCGCCAGCACCGAGCCGGTACTGCTGCGTGCGCCTATGCGCTCAGCCGATACGAGGTCGAGCGCCAAAAGATAAGCTTTCCAACCGTTCTAAGACAAAAGAGGCGGCGCTGACGATCGGCGCGAGACGCCCGAGTTAAACCCAAGAGGGACATCATGAGAAAACACCTGATCGCGGCGCTTTGTTGCGTTACCGGCTTGTTCGCCACGCCATTGGCCGCAGAAACCTGTGGTGGCACATATAAAGTACGCCCGGGGGACAGCCTGTCGCTGATTGCTGATCGGCTCTACAAGGATGTGGGCATGTGGAGCGCGATCCACAGCCGCAACATCGACGCGATTGGCCCGCGCCCGGATGCGATCCGTGTCGGCATGGAACTAACGATGGCCTGCCTGAATGGTCTGCCGACAGGGCTGCCCGGTGGCAAGGCGGTTGCGGAGGCGCAACCGGTGGTCGCGGCGCCGGTCAAGGTGCAGCCAGGCACCGCCGCCGTGCGCAGTAAGATCAACCTGCTGACCGGGGATGACTATGCGCCCTTCACCTCTAAGACCGCCCACAATGGCGGGCTGATCACCGAAGTGGTGAATGCGGCGATGACCGATGCCGCTCCGGCGCAGGGCTTTGCCATCCACTGGGTCGACGACTGGGCCTCCCACTTTGATCCGCTGTTGTCGAACGCGCTCCTGGATCTGGGCTTCCCCTGGTATCGCCCGGATTGCGACACGATGCCGGAGAGCTATCGCTGCGTGAACTTCCTGTTCTCCGACCCGATGTTTGAGACGCTGATGCTGCTCTTCGTTGATAAATCGCGCCCCTTCACCTTTGAGACGGACGCCGACATTGAGGGCAAGACACTTTGCCGCCCGGCGGGTTATCTGACCTTCGATCTGGACGGCCATGGCCGGCGCTGGATGGAGGAGAAGAAGATCACGCTGAAGCAGCCGCATAAGGTTGCCGATTGTTTCGAGATGGTCGCCCGCGGTGAGGCGGATGCCGTCGCGATCAATGAATTCACCGGTCGCAGCGTGATGAAAGAAAATGATCTGCTTGATCAGTTTGAGGTGCTGCCACTGCCGCTCTCAGTGCTGGGTATCCATGTGGTGGTGCATAAAACCCATCCACAGGCTGATGACATGCTGACCATGATCAATACCGGTCTGCGCAATATTCGCGACAATGGTCAGTATCAGGCGATTATCGAGGATCACATGGCCAGGATCTGGGCCGGCTTCTGAGGGAGGGCGCCATGTTGAAACATCTCGCAACGGCAGCTACTGCGCTGCTGCTGGCCATCGGTATCGCGCCACGCGCGGCGCAGGCTATCTGCAATGTCGATTACCGGGTACAGCCCGGCGACACACTCTTCTCGATTGCCGAAACCCACTATAGTGACCGCAGCCGCTGGACGTTGATCTACTATAGCAACCAGCACGTGCTGGAGGGCCCGAGCGTCATCCCCGGTAAAACCCTGCACATCCCCTGCGCACAGCAGGCTTCCGCCCCCGATGCGACGCCGCTGCGCAAGGATGATGCGGAGATGAAGCTGCTGACCGGTGGTGGCTTTGCCCCGTTCACTGATCAGACGCTGCCCGGTCAGGGGATGGTGACAGAACTGATCAATGCCGCGCTTGAACTGACCCCGGCGCCTGTGTCCTATTCGATCACCTGGGAACAGGATTGGTCGAAACATCTGTTCCCGATGTTGGACGAAAAACAGTTCGATATGGGGTTCCCCTGGCTGAAGCCGGATTGTGCAGCAAACCCAACAGACGAGCGCTGCGTGAACTTCCATTTCTCGGAGCCGCTGATGACCATCCCGATTATGGTCTTCGTGCGGGCGGATACCGCCTTCGCCTTTGACAGCGACGCCGATATGCTGGGCAAGACCCTGTGCCGTCCAGAAGGATACTACACCCATGACCTTGATCGCGGCGATCGTCGCTGGTTGAGCGAGGGGAAGGTCACGCTGGTTCAGGCCGCGGATCCCGGCGCCTGCTTTCGCAAGCTGATGGCGCGAGAGGTGGATGCGGTATCCCTGAACCTTTTCCTTGGGGCGAACACGCTGATCTCAGAAGGGTTGCGTGATCAGGTGATCCCTCTGGAGCGCCCACTCTCCGAGGAAGGCCTGCATGTGGTGATTTCCAAACGCCACTGGCGCGGCACCTCGCATCTCTATCGCATCAACGCAGGCCTGAAGGCGCTCAAGGCTGATGGCCGATTTCAGGACATCGTCTCGCGTCATCTGGAACTGTTCTGGGCGCAACTCCAGTAACACCAGACGGACCGTGCCCCACCGGGGCGGGGTCTCCCGCCAGAACCGAACCTTTGGTCCTATATCTGTTGGGCCAGGCGCCGCGCCCCTTCCAGGGGGGCGGCGTTTGCAGTTCGAAAGCATGGCTCATTTTATACGGAGCGGGTTGTGACCTTTAGTGTGCCCCGATCACCGCCCAGTTCGGTCTTTATATACTATGATGAGAGGAGGGGGACGCCTGCGGTTCGTCTAGCCTTTGGCGACACCGTCCAGACGAACCTGTGTTGTTTGTTTTTCGGTGATTTTGGTTGGTTGGCTTGTTTGTGTGATTGTTGCGTCTGTGGATATGTGTGTTGAGTCTGTGGGTAAGTTGGGTCTGGGGTGGTTTGCGGGTGTGTTTTGGTGGGTTTGGGGTTGGTTTCGGGTCAGGTGTGCTGACTTT encodes the following:
- a CDS encoding transporter substrate-binding domain-containing protein — its product is MRKHLIAALCCVTGLFATPLAAETCGGTYKVRPGDSLSLIADRLYKDVGMWSAIHSRNIDAIGPRPDAIRVGMELTMACLNGLPTGLPGGKAVAEAQPVVAAPVKVQPGTAAVRSKINLLTGDDYAPFTSKTAHNGGLITEVVNAAMTDAAPAQGFAIHWVDDWASHFDPLLSNALLDLGFPWYRPDCDTMPESYRCVNFLFSDPMFETLMLLFVDKSRPFTFETDADIEGKTLCRPAGYLTFDLDGHGRRWMEEKKITLKQPHKVADCFEMVARGEADAVAINEFTGRSVMKENDLLDQFEVLPLPLSVLGIHVVVHKTHPQADDMLTMINTGLRNIRDNGQYQAIIEDHMARIWAGF
- a CDS encoding transporter substrate-binding domain-containing protein gives rise to the protein MLKHLATAATALLLAIGIAPRAAQAICNVDYRVQPGDTLFSIAETHYSDRSRWTLIYYSNQHVLEGPSVIPGKTLHIPCAQQASAPDATPLRKDDAEMKLLTGGGFAPFTDQTLPGQGMVTELINAALELTPAPVSYSITWEQDWSKHLFPMLDEKQFDMGFPWLKPDCAANPTDERCVNFHFSEPLMTIPIMVFVRADTAFAFDSDADMLGKTLCRPEGYYTHDLDRGDRRWLSEGKVTLVQAADPGACFRKLMAREVDAVSLNLFLGANTLISEGLRDQVIPLERPLSEEGLHVVISKRHWRGTSHLYRINAGLKALKADGRFQDIVSRHLELFWAQLQ